The following coding sequences are from one Sulfitobacter sp. OXR-159 window:
- a CDS encoding DUF6878 family protein, with protein sequence MTQTEPTLAAPLRPSTVDFGAILAAHAERTARTLALRPGNKDRLFDGLMAVGITHVIVTFDGAGDSGQIESIGAWAGETAVDFTATEIPYAALTWDDPEVEMRQLSLEDVVEQLAYDFLSDTHGGWENNDGAYGEFCFDAAARCIHLEFNERFTSSELYTHDF encoded by the coding sequence ATGACCCAGACTGAACCCACTCTGGCCGCCCCGCTGCGACCATCCACCGTCGATTTCGGGGCGATCCTTGCCGCGCATGCCGAACGCACCGCCCGGACTCTCGCCCTGCGCCCGGGCAACAAGGACCGTCTCTTCGATGGCCTCATGGCCGTCGGCATCACTCATGTAATCGTGACCTTCGACGGGGCCGGCGACAGCGGCCAGATCGAAAGTATCGGCGCCTGGGCGGGCGAGACGGCTGTCGATTTTACCGCAACCGAAATCCCCTATGCCGCGCTGACCTGGGATGACCCCGAGGTCGAGATGCGGCAGCTCTCGCTGGAGGATGTTGTCGAGCAGCTCGCCTACGACTTCCTGTCTGACACACATGGCGGTTGGGAAAACAACGACGGCGCTTACGGCGAGTTCTGCTTCGACGCTGCGGCCCGCTGCATCCATCTCGAGTTCAACGAGCGCTTCACCTCGTCCGAACTTTACACGCACGATTTCTGA
- a CDS encoding JAB domain-containing protein: MTPQEETVILEARDILGRYLSQNPVIGSWQALMDYCALTVRGPIERFHVLYLDRKNRIIADELLSTGTVDHVPVYPREVIKRALMLNASALILIHNHPSGDPTPSEADLSMTKEIQKGCKYLGLTLHDHIIVGAGTELSLRALGKL; the protein is encoded by the coding sequence ATGACCCCCCAGGAAGAAACCGTCATTCTCGAGGCACGCGACATCCTCGGCCGCTACCTTAGCCAGAACCCGGTCATCGGCAGCTGGCAGGCGCTGATGGACTATTGCGCTCTGACCGTGCGTGGCCCGATCGAGCGGTTCCATGTCCTCTATCTCGACCGCAAGAACCGCATCATCGCCGATGAGCTTTTGTCGACCGGCACAGTCGATCATGTCCCTGTCTATCCGCGCGAGGTGATCAAGCGCGCCCTGATGCTGAACGCCAGCGCCCTGATCCTGATCCACAATCACCCTTCGGGTGATCCCACGCCGTCCGAGGCCGATCTCAGCATGACCAAGGAGATCCAGAAGGGCTGCAAGTATCTCGGCCTGACGCTGCATGACCACATCATCGTCGGCGCCGGGACGGAGCTGAGCCTGCGGGCCCTCGGCAAGCTCTGA
- a CDS encoding DUF6915 family protein — protein MAHPYHHALSSVKKWGGTVDDFIAVHTWFDQSKEISADFRHRALRHHAEGIFMAETIFGQTLTLSTGRIIPTRWVGEQHVKEDLGFIPSFADWVKAIRPEPWMGRTERIEALVDPHLASPVVEVS, from the coding sequence ATGGCACATCCATATCACCACGCCCTGTCCTCAGTGAAGAAATGGGGCGGCACGGTCGATGATTTCATCGCGGTGCATACATGGTTCGACCAAAGCAAGGAGATCAGCGCCGATTTTCGGCACCGGGCCCTGCGGCACCATGCCGAGGGCATATTCATGGCCGAGACGATCTTCGGTCAGACCCTCACGCTCTCGACCGGGCGCATCATCCCGACCCGCTGGGTCGGCGAACAGCATGTGAAGGAAGACCTCGGCTTCATCCCGAGCTTCGCCGACTGGGTGAAGGCCATCCGGCCCGAACCCTGGATGGGCCGGACCGAGCGGATCGAGGCGCTGGTCGATCCGCATCTCGCCTCGCCCGTGGTCGAGGTGAGCTGA
- a CDS encoding antitoxin of toxin-antitoxin stability system, with translation MPEVICTTVYQFPELSEAAKEKARSWYRELGPHDDWWDAVYEDFERVCEILGVRLKTIPVRLMGGGTRAKPCIWFSGFWSQGDGACFEAYLSHAKGATVRIRDYAPKDAALHGIADRLQAIQRRNFYQLAAEVSHRGRYYHEYCMSVDVTRDSPTWQPPTQDAEEIVTEAIRDLARWLYRQLEAEYDHLTSDESVEDGIIANEYTFTEAGRRFG, from the coding sequence ATGCCTGAGGTCATCTGTACCACCGTCTACCAGTTCCCCGAACTCTCGGAGGCCGCCAAGGAGAAGGCGCGCAGCTGGTATCGCGAGCTTGGCCCCCACGATGACTGGTGGGACGCAGTCTACGAGGACTTCGAACGGGTTTGCGAAATCCTCGGCGTCCGGCTCAAAACCATCCCCGTGCGGTTGATGGGCGGAGGGACGCGGGCCAAGCCCTGCATCTGGTTTTCAGGGTTCTGGAGTCAGGGGGATGGGGCCTGTTTTGAAGCATACCTCAGCCACGCCAAGGGCGCGACTGTGCGTATCCGTGACTATGCGCCCAAGGACGCGGCGCTGCACGGCATCGCCGACCGGCTGCAGGCCATCCAGCGGCGTAACTTCTACCAGCTCGCTGCCGAGGTCAGCCACCGCGGTCGCTACTACCACGAATACTGCATGTCCGTGGACGTCACCCGCGACAGCCCGACCTGGCAACCGCCCACCCAGGATGCCGAAGAGATTGTGACCGAGGCGATCCGCGATCTCGCCCGCTGGCTCTACCGCCAACTTGAGGCTGAATACGACCACCTGACCTCGGATGAGTCCGTTGAGGACGGCATCATCGCCAATGAATACACCTTCACCGAAGCAGGGCGGCGGTTCGGATGA
- a CDS encoding DNA repair protein RadC, with product MFDLPLPIQPSARPMGPGANGPTVAPDPSLPFALTRMHRTPAALMSGAAAPVVVERFATLADAMQGAFELAEDNGSDAAPQLLAILDYDQRLVLAGAASHGAVAWCHPVANALEARAVVTEAVQLRAQAGRATDWHEPELAQRLRHRADLLDARLVDPL from the coding sequence ATGTTTGACCTTCCCCTGCCGATCCAACCGAGCGCGCGCCCGATGGGTCCTGGCGCAAATGGCCCAACTGTCGCTCCTGATCCCAGCCTGCCTTTCGCGCTGACGCGGATGCACCGGACGCCTGCAGCCCTGATGTCGGGCGCCGCTGCCCCCGTGGTCGTTGAGCGTTTTGCGACGCTGGCCGATGCCATGCAGGGGGCGTTTGAGCTTGCGGAGGACAACGGCTCCGATGCAGCGCCGCAGCTTCTGGCCATCCTTGATTACGACCAGCGCCTGGTTCTTGCCGGGGCCGCCAGTCATGGCGCTGTGGCTTGGTGCCACCCTGTCGCCAATGCTCTTGAGGCGCGGGCCGTCGTGACCGAGGCGGTTCAACTTCGCGCCCAGGCTGGCCGTGCCACTGACTGGCACGAGCCTGAACTGGCGCAGCGGCTGCGTCACCGTGCCGATCTGCTGGATGCCCGCCTTGTCGACCCGCTCTAG
- a CDS encoding type II toxin-antitoxin system prevent-host-death family antitoxin has product METSIMHDLPEFKAADLTRHTSDLFDAAIRSPIAITKHRKPKFVLMSMDQYQQLTREATQQAHMVDEMPEDLKSLMIEGLERDLTQADD; this is encoded by the coding sequence ATGGAGACCTCGATCATGCATGATCTTCCCGAGTTCAAGGCGGCCGACCTGACGCGGCACACAAGTGACCTGTTTGACGCGGCCATTCGGTCGCCGATCGCAATCACCAAACATCGCAAGCCGAAATTCGTGCTGATGAGCATGGATCAGTACCAGCAGCTCACCCGGGAGGCCACGCAGCAGGCTCATATGGTTGACGAGATGCCCGAGGATCTCAAGTCGCTGATGATAGAAGGGCTCGAGCGGGACTTGACGCAGGCGGATGACTAA